Genomic DNA from Nevskia ramosa DSM 11499:
GACTGATCGAGCGTCGCCGCGCCACCGACATCGATGACGTGATCGACACCGCCGCCGGACAACTGGCTGATCGCCTCGCCCCAGTTCGGATCGGCGCGGTAATCGATGGTGGCATCGGCACCGAGCTTCTTCAGCCGCTCGAGCTTGGCCGGCGATGACGAGGTGGCGTAGACCTTCGCCCCGAAGGACTTGGCGAACTGCAGTGCGAAGATCGAAACACCACCGGTGCCCTCGACCAGCACCTGATCGCCCGCCTTGATCTGGCCGACTTCGACCAGCGCCCGCCAGGCGGTCAGCGCGGCACAAGGCAAGGTCGCCGCTTCGGCGAACGAATAGCCTTTCGGAATGCGGGTCAGCTTGTCCGGATCGACCAGGCTGAACTCAACCGCGCAGCCATCGGTGGAATCACCGCCGAGGCGGCTGGTGGTGGCCGCCGTCGGCTCGCCGTCCTGCCAGTCCGGGAAGAACAGGCTCATCACCTGGTCGCCGACCGCCCAGCCGTTGACGCCCTCGCCTACCGCGACGATTTCACCAGCGCCATCGGAGATCGGAATCCGGCCATCCGCCGTCGGCAGCATGCCGGCCGCCACCGCGTAATCGTGGAAGTTCAGCGACAAGGCGCGCCAGCGCACCTTGAGCTTGCCCGCGGTGATCGCGGGTTCGGCTTGTTCCTCGATCGACAGCGATTCGAGACTGGTCGGCAAACGCACCACGGCTGCTTTCATCAAATACTCCTTGGCGACAACACTTTTCCGCAGGCTCAGGCGGGAACCAGCTTGTTGCCGACCAGAGCGACTTCAACGGCGACGGTATCAGCGTATTCCTCGACGTCGGCAATGAAGCCATTGTCGATGCGCAGCACCATCGCGTAATGCGGCTGCGAGTACGGCAGGCCGGTGGGGCCGATGCCGTGACCCGAGGCGAGGATCACCGCGCGATTGCCGTCGACGATGATCTCCTTGAGGGTCAGCTGTGGCGGTTGCTTGAAGCTGGCCAGCGCCGGCACCAGCGCGCCCTTGACGGTATCGCGGCCGTGCATGTCGGTGGACAGCGGCGTGGTGCCGATGATCCGGTATTTCACGTTCGGCGCCAGCAGATCGAAGGCGTCGGCGAAGGCGCCGCTGCAGAGCAGGTCGGCATATTTGCGGGCAATGCTGCGGGTTTGATCCATGGTGTTCTCCTCGTTGTTATGGAACGAATCTACCGAGCCACCGATTCAGCTGGAGGCCTGTGCAAAGAAGCTTCTCGATGCCGGCACCGTTGGCTGCGTGCACAAGGTGCCGCCGTCCACCGGCAGGATGTGGCCGGTGATGAAGCGGGCCTCGTCCGAGGCCAGGAAGGCCACCGCCTGCGCCACTTCCAGCGGGCCACCGAGAAACGGCGTGCAGGCACCGTCGACGTTGATGTCGATCAGCGGTTTGGGGATGAAGCCTGCGGTCAGCGGCGTCAGCACCAGTGCTGGCGCCACCGCGTTGCAGCGAATGCCGCGCTTGCCGTAAGCCGCAGCGACGTGCTGGGTGATGCTGTTGATCGCCGCTTTCGAGGCGCTGTAGGCCGGCAGGCTGATGTAGGCCGCGAGACCATAGGTGGACGAGGTGTTGACGATCACGCCGCCGCCGCGCCGAAGCATGGCCGGGATCGCATGCTTGCAGCCGAGCATGGTGCCGCGCACGTTGACGGCCATCGTGCGGTCCCAGATGTCGATCTCCATCGCGGCGATGTCGGCATCCTTGGCCAGCACTTTCGGGTCTTGCAGCGCTGCGTTGTTGTGCAGGATGTCGAGACCGCCATAGCGCGTTTCCGCATGGGCGATGGCGGCCTTGATCGAATCCTCGCTGCCGATGTCGCAGACGAGCGATTCGGCAATGCCACCGGCCTCGCGGATCATCGTCGCGGTGGCTTCTGCGGTTTCCGGATTGAGGTCGGTGCAGAGCACCGATGCGCCGCGTTCGGCCATCAGCTTGGCCGTGGCCTGGCCGATGCCGGAACCGGCGCCGGTGATCATTGCCACTTTTCCCTTGAGGCTTGACATACGCGACTCCGGTGCGGTTCAGACGGGCAGCGGTTCGCGCAGCACGCGCACCGCGATCGGCAGCTTGGCGTGGCCGACCTTCGGCTGGCCATGAATCTCGACAGCCATCGCCGCCTGGGCGAGTGCGTAAAGCAGGTGCATCAGGCGCTGCTCGGCTTCTGGCATCGCATCGAGCGGAAAACTCTCGAGGTATGCGAGGGCGGCTTCGGCGCGCGGCTGCATCGCATCGTAGAAACGCCGGATGCTGTCCATCGAAGACGCGGCACGATGCTGCATGCGGGCATCGAAACTGGGCAGCGCCCATTCGGCGGCATGCGCTTCGAGGTCGGCAAAATCGGCTGGCAGAAGAGCGTTGTTCATTCGCTCATGGCCTCCTGCACAGTGGCCGACTGCGCCCATTTCTCGACGTGATGCACCGAGTGCCGCAGCAGCGCTTCGTTGTCCTGCAGGTACATCGCTTCCTTGGCGCCGGACTCCAGGCCGCGCTGCACGCGCGCGACGTTGGAAACGTCCTCCACCAGCACCTCGACCACGCGCGACAGGTAATGCTCCTGCTGGAAACGCTCGCGCACGCTGAGCGCCTTGGGCACGTAGAAGCGCACTTCATGGCGGGTGGTGTGATAGCTGGTCGGCCAGAAATGATGGGTCCAGAAACCGCCGGGGCCGGTGTCGAGATTGAAGTTCGGGAACACGAAGTTCACATCCATCGACCAGCTCTTGGTGCGCGTCGGGTTGACCGAGGGATGAGCCAGGAAGGCATCCATGCTGCCGACCTTGCCGGCGGCGATGGTGCTGCCGGTCTGCACTTGGCTGTAGGCGAGCTGTTCGACCTTCTGGTGATCGTGCGGCCGATATTCCGGGTTGCCGTACATCGAGCAGAAGCGATGCGGACCGAAAAAGCGCGCGTCCATCAGGCGGCCGGTGCGATTGCTCGTGGACGCGAACGTGGTGCCGATGGTTTCCGGATGGATCACCGGGATGTGGTACGACTCGCTGAAGGCATCGGCGACCACTTTCCAATTACAGTTGAGCTGGGCCTCGACGACGATCGGATTGTCGGCATTCGGATACTCCATGTTGGCCAGGAAGCTGCCGAAGTCACCGAGAAAATCCTCGAGCGAGACCGAGGGCTTGCGCTCCAGGTTGATGAAGATCCAGCCATTCCAGACTTCGGTCGCAATCTTCGCAAGACCGGCGGTCTTGCGATCAAGGCCGACGAAGCATTTCTCGTCCGGCACGCCGCGCAACTCGCCATCCGTACCGTAAGCCCAACCGTGGTACGGACACTTGATCAGCTGGCTGCAGCCCTGGGGCTCGCTGACCAGCAGGTTGTGGCGATGCGAGCAAACATTATGGAAGGCCTGTACGCGGCCCTCACCGTCGCGCGTGATCAGCACCGAGGCTTCGCAGATCTCGATCTCCTTGACCATGAAGCTGTGCGGCCTGGCGATCTCTTCGACTCTTCCCATGATCAGCCAGGAGCGCCCGAACACCCGCTCTCGTTCCAGCTGGTAGAACGCCGGCGAGCGATAGGACTCAGCCGAAACCGGACCGTTCTTGAGACCCGCGAGCTGGGTCCATTTGTTGGCGATGAAATCGTCCGCTGCCATCGGCTGTGCTCCTGCTGTGATTGCGATCTGTCGGGTCTGAAACGCGACGGCTCAGGCCGCCGTATAGCCGCCGTCGACGACCATCTCCATGCCGGTGATCCACTGCGCGGCGTCGGAGGCGAGATAGCGAATTGCCAGCGCGATATCGATGGGACGGCCAAGGCCAAGCAGATGTCCGGCCTCGAAGGCGGCTTCGGCCGCGGCCTCGTCGGGCACGATGCCGAGCTTCACGAAGTCGCGTAGCGTCTTCACGCCCATCTCGGTCTTGATCAGGCCCGGGTGCACCGAGTTGACGCGGATGCCGTAGTGCAGGCGCGCGCATTCGTTGGCTGCCGCCTTGGTCATCAGCCGCACCGCGCCCTTCGATGCGCAGTAGGCGCCGAGCCCGGCAACGCCCTTGATGCCGGCGGCCGAGGACAGGTTGACGATGACGCCGCCCCTGCCTGCCGTGCCGCCCGGCCGCATCGTGCGGATGGCGTGCTTGATGCCGAGGAAGACGCTGGTGCCGTTGACCTCCATCTGCCGCCGGTAGTCGTCGACGCTCATGTCGGCAAAGAATCCGGCCAGTTCGAGGCCGGCGTTGTTGACTACGAGATCGAGGCGGCCGAAGCGCGCGATGGCCTCGGCAGTCGCCGCTTGCCAATCGGCTTCCTGGGTGACATCGAGCCGGAAGAAGCTGGCTGCAGCGCCGAACTTCGCCGCCAGCGCCTGGCCTTCGTCGACGAGCAGATCGGTGATCAGCACGCGGGCGCCGCCGGCAATCAGCTGCTCGGCCGTTTCGGCACCGATGCCGCGTGCCGCGCCGGTGACCAGCGCGACCTTGCCGTCGACACGAAAGGGATCGGTAGTACTCATGTGTACGGTGCTCCTGACGACGTGGAGTGGATGATTCAGGCCTTGCAGAGAATCTGTGCGAGCACTCGGGCAAGAACGTCCGAAGGATTTGTTTCCTTGCCGCTGGAGCGGAATCCGACATGGGTATCCGGCCGAACCAGGATCGCGCCACCGTCCTCGACCTGTTTCAGCTGCGCCCAGGTGCCGCTAGCATCGGCGTAATCGCCGCCCTCGCCGATCACATAGACATCGATGGTCACGCCGTACTTCTTCGCGGCGGCCGACGCGGCTTCCTTCCAGGCCTTGCCCCTGGCATCGGTGAGCAACACGAAGCGGCCATGGCCGGTGATGTCGTGTGTCGACACCTTGCCGCTGGCGCCTTCGAGCCAGGCATGCGGCAGGCGGTGACCAGGACGCGTGGTGACCACGTAGTTGACGCCCAT
This window encodes:
- a CDS encoding zinc-dependent alcohol dehydrogenase family protein; its protein translation is MKAAVVRLPTSLESLSIEEQAEPAITAGKLKVRWRALSLNFHDYAVAAGMLPTADGRIPISDGAGEIVAVGEGVNGWAVGDQVMSLFFPDWQDGEPTAATTSRLGGDSTDGCAVEFSLVDPDKLTRIPKGYSFAEAATLPCAALTAWRALVEVGQIKAGDQVLVEGTGGVSIFALQFAKSFGAKVYATSSSPAKLERLKKLGADATIDYRADPNWGEAISQLSGGGVDHVIDVGGAATLDQSISAVKVGGSLIIIGILGGLVAEINLAKLMMKQQQIRPIAVGSRAMQLRMVEAIEKSGMKPIIDARFPLGKLADAFRYQLSGQHFGKIVIDID
- a CDS encoding nuclear transport factor 2 family protein; translated protein: MDQTRSIARKYADLLCSGAFADAFDLLAPNVKYRIIGTTPLSTDMHGRDTVKGALVPALASFKQPPQLTLKEIIVDGNRAVILASGHGIGPTGLPYSQPHYAMVLRIDNGFIADVEEYADTVAVEVALVGNKLVPA
- a CDS encoding SDR family NAD(P)-dependent oxidoreductase; translated protein: MSSLKGKVAMITGAGSGIGQATAKLMAERGASVLCTDLNPETAEATATMIREAGGIAESLVCDIGSEDSIKAAIAHAETRYGGLDILHNNAALQDPKVLAKDADIAAMEIDIWDRTMAVNVRGTMLGCKHAIPAMLRRGGGVIVNTSSTYGLAAYISLPAYSASKAAINSITQHVAAAYGKRGIRCNAVAPALVLTPLTAGFIPKPLIDINVDGACTPFLGGPLEVAQAVAFLASDEARFITGHILPVDGGTLCTQPTVPASRSFFAQASS
- a CDS encoding aromatic ring-hydroxylating oxygenase subunit alpha translates to MAADDFIANKWTQLAGLKNGPVSAESYRSPAFYQLERERVFGRSWLIMGRVEEIARPHSFMVKEIEICEASVLITRDGEGRVQAFHNVCSHRHNLLVSEPQGCSQLIKCPYHGWAYGTDGELRGVPDEKCFVGLDRKTAGLAKIATEVWNGWIFINLERKPSVSLEDFLGDFGSFLANMEYPNADNPIVVEAQLNCNWKVVADAFSESYHIPVIHPETIGTTFASTSNRTGRLMDARFFGPHRFCSMYGNPEYRPHDHQKVEQLAYSQVQTGSTIAAGKVGSMDAFLAHPSVNPTRTKSWSMDVNFVFPNFNLDTGPGGFWTHHFWPTSYHTTRHEVRFYVPKALSVRERFQQEHYLSRVVEVLVEDVSNVARVQRGLESGAKEAMYLQDNEALLRHSVHHVEKWAQSATVQEAMSE
- a CDS encoding glucose 1-dehydrogenase, encoding MSTTDPFRVDGKVALVTGAARGIGAETAEQLIAGGARVLITDLLVDEGQALAAKFGAAASFFRLDVTQEADWQAATAEAIARFGRLDLVVNNAGLELAGFFADMSVDDYRRQMEVNGTSVFLGIKHAIRTMRPGGTAGRGGVIVNLSSAAGIKGVAGLGAYCASKGAVRLMTKAAANECARLHYGIRVNSVHPGLIKTEMGVKTLRDFVKLGIVPDEAAAEAAFEAGHLLGLGRPIDIALAIRYLASDAAQWITGMEMVVDGGYTAA